GTTGCCGATTTTGCGGCGAGCCTGATCGATGGCGTCAATCTTGATGTTGGCAGTGTCGAGTGCCTCCAGCACTTCATCAAGGGTGACACCGATAGAAAGCCCGGTGGCTTTGTCCTTGCGCGGGTCAAGACCGTAATACAGGGCGAAGCCAAGGAAAGCGACAGCCCCCACCAGCAGGGAGGATAACAGGGCGCTAATGGCGAAACTGGATGTCCACCAGTCAAGCGCGGCAGTAGCTAGGCTGATAATGATGGCGGCCACGGTCTTGAAGGGGGTGGATGGCGCACGCGCGATCTTACGTCGCTCGTATTCCCCTTGCAGACGGAAACCGTGCCGGGCGATGGTCGCGCCCAACATGTAGGCAGCAAATATGCCGCCTGTTATCAGGGTATCCATGACCGCGCCACGCATCAGTGACCCAATGGCGGTAATCAACGCAGGCAATGGCAGCAAGTAAAGCAGGATGCCTTTCAAACCATAGCGGACGCTATGCAAGGCGGGTTCATAACGTTTGGCGGCAGTCATTACGCCTCCCTTAGCCGAACAGGGGTGGGAACAAATGGAAAATGGACACGGTACTGACACCGCCGATGGTGACCAGCAAAAGGATGAAGCCAACTGTTTTTCTTAATGCATAGGCCATGTGCTTGTCCTCTTTTTTATAACCCGTTGTTAGTGTAGCCTGTATATGAGGTGATGGCCTATTCTATTCAAGCATTTGGCTTAGAAAAAGATTTTATTTATGAACGGAGGCTGTATATAATGGGCGGTAAGCGAAAAAAAGCGGGCCATGAGAGACCCGCGTTTTGTGAAGGTGATTCAAGAACGCCGAAGTTATGAACTTCGGTAGGGATGAAGAAGGCAAACCCCCTGTTTGCAGCCTTCAGTCCGGTTCCCAATCCTCACCTCCCAACCAGCTCCCCAATGAATGGCCGGTTGGCGGGGTAGTTTTGAGAAATCACTTCAGCGTGCCGTCATTCCGAATCTCTTATGCCATTGAGTGTCAGAACGGCGGAACAGCTTATTTTTGTATTTCAGATACTTCTGACGACGGAATCGTTACCACAAACCCCAAGTTCGCGATTCCTTGCTGAAGTTGTGACTATGGTAAGCCAGCATCACTGAATCAAACCTTAACTCACGGCTTATTTTTTGTTCGGCAAAAACAGGGCAGGGTCGACTGCCTCACCGTTCAGATAAACAGACCAGTGTAGGTGGGGGCCGGTAGCCCTGCCTGTGCTGCCTACTTTGCCGATAACTTCCCCTTGTTGCACGGCATCACCTACCGCTACGTCGATGGCGCTTAAGTGTGCATACATGCTGATGACGCCTGCACCGTGGTCAACGTATACCGCATTGCCACTGAAGAAAAAGTCACCCGTGTACAATACACGCCCGGCAGCGGCCACCTTGACCGGTGTGCCTTTGGCAGCGGCGATGTCCATGCCGCTATGTGGGTTGCGTGGTTGGTCATTGATGACACGGCGTAGGCCAAAACGCCCGGTGTCGCGCCCGGGTGCTGGTTTGATGAAATCCAGCGTGGCTGCCCCTTCCGTGAAGTGGGCTTTGATCTGCTTCTGGATCGCCAGTTCGCGCACAATCCGTTGGGAAGATTCATCGTCCGGGTTTACCTTGTTCTTGTCCTTGATGTTGATGCGCTGGGTTTTGTATTGCTTGGCCTTGACCTGAAAGTTGACGGTTGCGCCGTTTTGCAGCCGCAGGCTCTGGGTTCCGGCTTCCGCATCCAGGGGGATGCCTACCAAAGCCATCCATTGGTTATCAATAGGCATAACCGTTACCCGTGAGCCTGCGTACTGTACAATGGGCGGCTGGCCTGAAGCGGGAGCCAGTGGAACCAGGGCAATACCACCCGGAACCGGGTTGGCGCGTGGAAAAGCCGCCAGATTGGCAGAGTACAATGCGATGCCGAGCAGTAGCCATTTTTTCATTTTTATTGACCTTGACAAGTTGTTATCAGAATAAAGCATGAAGCATAACATAGCTGCCGAACGGATGCGGGACATACAGCCCTTCCATGTCATGGCGCTGCTGGCGGAAGCGCGCCAACGGGAAGCGGCAGGACAGGATATTATCCATCTGGAAGTGGGTGAGCCGGATTTCCCGACGCCCTCGCCCATCGTGGAGGCTGGCATCCGCGCCTTGCAGGCAGGGCAGACCAAATACACCGCTGCACGTGGTTTGCCGCAGTTGCGTGAGGCGATTGCGGGTTATTACGCTAGCCGCTTTGGGGTAAAGGTTTCAGCGGAACGGATTTTGGTTACGCCGGGGGCGTCGGGGGCTTTGCAATTGGTATTGGGAAGCCTGCTTAACCCGGGGGATGAAGTGCTGATGACCGACCCTGGATACCCTTGCAACCGCCATTTTGTACGTATGTTTGAAGGCAAGGCTGTCACCATCCCGGTTGGCGCTGATACCAACTACCAACTGACGCCGGAACATGTCAGGCAGTACTGGAATGACGCGACCAAGGCCGTGCTATTGGCTAGCCCCGCCAACCCAACCGGAACATTGCTGAGTGTGGATGCGTTGAAAGCTATCCACGCAACGGTAAAGCAGTTAGGCGGTATCTTGCTGGTTGATGAAATCTATCAGGGGCTTGTCTATGGGCAGGCTAGCGAAACCGCCTTATCGGTAGGCTCGGAAGACATTTGGGTAATCAACAGCTTTTCCAAATATTTTGGCATGACTGGCTGGCGTCTGGGCTGGGTAGTTGTGCCTGAGCAGATGGTGGGTACGCTCGACCGTCTGGCGCAAAACATCTTCCTGGCAGCCCCCACGCCAGCGCAGTACGCAGCGCTGGCTGCGTTCACCCCAGAGGCACTGGACATCATGGAAAGGCAGCGGCAGGAATTGCAATGCCGCCGTGATTTCCTGCTGCCAGCCTTAAGCGGGTTGGGTTTCACTGTTCGCACCCAGCCGCGAGGGGCGTTTTACATCTATGCTGGGTCAGGACGGTTTGGAAATGATGCCCAACGTTTGTGCCAGGATATGCTGGATAAAACCGGCGTGGTATTTACGCCAGGGCTGGATTTCGGCAGCCATCGGGCGGAAACACATGTGCGTTTCGCCTACACTACCAACGTTGGTAGGCTGGAGCAGGCTGTGGAACGGCTTGCCCGCAACCTGCTGCACTAATTAGCCACTAAAGGTATCGCAATCCCTCAGGTTGCCTGATTGTAGGCCGCGATTGAACCATTCTGCCCGTTGTTTTGAGGAACCGTGGGTGAATGAGTCCGGATTGATGCGTCGCCCTGACATACGTTGCAGGCGGTCGTCGCCAATGGATGCCGCTGCGGTGATCGCTTCTTCAATGTCGCCACTTTCCAGCATGTTCAATTGCGTTTGCGCATGGTTTGCCCATACACCGGCATAGCAGTCTGCTTGCAACTCAAGCGCAACCGAAAGCGCATTGCTGTCGCGCTCGCTTGAGCGCGCCTGCAAACGGCTA
The sequence above is drawn from the Thiothrix nivea DSM 5205 genome and encodes:
- a CDS encoding 5-bromo-4-chloroindolyl phosphate hydrolysis family protein → MTAAKRYEPALHSVRYGLKGILLYLLPLPALITAIGSLMRGAVMDTLITGGIFAAYMLGATIARHGFRLQGEYERRKIARAPSTPFKTVAAIIISLATAALDWWTSSFAISALLSSLLVGAVAFLGFALYYGLDPRKDKATGLSIGVTLDEVLEALDTANIKIDAIDQARRKIGNPEFNARLQRITNKAREVLDSIEDDPARLSRARKFLKVYLDGTQRVTEGYARTHQGETPVALETNFSRVLDSLEQTFTEQQAKLLEDNHFDLDVQIEVLETQLKREGVL
- a CDS encoding peptidoglycan DD-metalloendopeptidase family protein, translated to MKKWLLLGIALYSANLAAFPRANPVPGGIALVPLAPASGQPPIVQYAGSRVTVMPIDNQWMALVGIPLDAEAGTQSLRLQNGATVNFQVKAKQYKTQRINIKDKNKVNPDDESSQRIVRELAIQKQIKAHFTEGAATLDFIKPAPGRDTGRFGLRRVINDQPRNPHSGMDIAAAKGTPVKVAAAGRVLYTGDFFFSGNAVYVDHGAGVISMYAHLSAIDVAVGDAVQQGEVIGKVGSTGRATGPHLHWSVYLNGEAVDPALFLPNKK
- a CDS encoding pyridoxal phosphate-dependent aminotransferase, which gives rise to MKHNIAAERMRDIQPFHVMALLAEARQREAAGQDIIHLEVGEPDFPTPSPIVEAGIRALQAGQTKYTAARGLPQLREAIAGYYASRFGVKVSAERILVTPGASGALQLVLGSLLNPGDEVLMTDPGYPCNRHFVRMFEGKAVTIPVGADTNYQLTPEHVRQYWNDATKAVLLASPANPTGTLLSVDALKAIHATVKQLGGILLVDEIYQGLVYGQASETALSVGSEDIWVINSFSKYFGMTGWRLGWVVVPEQMVGTLDRLAQNIFLAAPTPAQYAALAAFTPEALDIMERQRQELQCRRDFLLPALSGLGFTVRTQPRGAFYIYAGSGRFGNDAQRLCQDMLDKTGVVFTPGLDFGSHRAETHVRFAYTTNVGRLEQAVERLARNLLH